A genomic region of Solanum dulcamara chromosome 2, daSolDulc1.2, whole genome shotgun sequence contains the following coding sequences:
- the LOC129880671 gene encoding probable pectinesterase/pectinesterase inhibitor 12, which produces MMGSSFITTKFLLLLICSTSFITTSSSLNSSSILNTTHISSLKSLCNSTPYPKSCFNTHKLSISINISPNILNILLQSLETALSETGYLTTLFSSAGRSNLVENQKGIVQDCKDLHQITISSLKKSVSRINTASANSKHLADAKTFLSATLTNKATCLEGLDSSTGSLKSTLINTLSSTYEHVSNSLSMLSKYSVKKQSAMFKKQGKKQSNLFKKQGDGNRRRRLFSASEPMWLSRKDRRIFQRDDDYDQNDDLTFTVAADGSGNFSTISEAIDFAPNNSYDRIFVYIKEGVYEENVEIPVWKPNIVLLGDGSDVTVITGNRSVVDGWTTFRSATVAVSGEGFLARDITFENTAGPKKHQAVALRINADLAAVYRCTITGYQDTLYAHSFRQFYRECDIYGTVDYIFGNAAVVFQGCNIVSRLPMPGQFTVITAQSRDSPDEYTGISIQNCSILATDDLYSNSSTINSYLGRPWRDYSRTVYLESYIDSFINPEGWKEWSGDQSLDTLYYGEYENSGPASAVDNRVTWSSYHIMDYNDAANFTVSEFITGEEWLDSTSFPYDNGV; this is translated from the exons ATGATGGGCTCCTCCTTTATTACAACCAAATTTCTCTTACTCTTAATATGCTCAACATCTTTCATAACAACAAGTTCTTCTCTTAATTCTTCATCAATATTGAACACTACTCATATTTCTTCTCTAAAATCCTTGTGCAACTCCACTCCATATCCAAAATCATGTTTCAACACACACAAGTTGTCAATCTCAATTAACATCAGTCCAAACATCTTAAACATTCTCCTCCAATCTCTTGAAACAGCCTTATCAGAAACAGGATACCTCACAACTCTGTTCTCCTCTGCTGGACGATCAAATCTTGTCGAAAACCAAAAGGGTATTGTGCAAGATTGCAAAGACCTCCATCAAATCACAATATCTTCGTTGAAAAAATCCGTCTCTCGGATCAATACTGCATCAGCAAACTCCAAACATTTAGCTGATGCAAAAACGTTTCTCAGTGCAACACTGACAAACAAAGCTACTTGCTTAGAAGGACTTGATTCGAGTACTGGATCGTTGAAATCTACGTTGATTAACACTCTGAGTAGTACTTACGAACATGTTAGTAATTCTCTGTCTATGCTCTCAAAGTACTCGGTTAAAAAACAAAGTGCTATGTTTAAAAAACAGGGGAAAAAACAGAGCAATCTGTTTAAAAAACAGGGGGATGGAAATAGGCGACGCCGGCTGTTCTCAGCCAGCGAGCCGATGTGGCTGTCTCGAAAAGACAGGCGCATATTTCAAAGGGATGACGATTATGATCAGAATGATGATTTGACGTTTACAGTTGCAGCTGATGGAAGTGGAAATTTCAGTACCATAAGTGAAGCTATTGATTTTGCACCGAATAACAGTTATGATAGAATCTTTGTATATATAAAAGAAGGAGTTTATGAAGAAAATGTTGAAATTCCAGTTTGGAAACCTAACATTGTTCTTCTTGGAGATGGGAGTGATGTTACTGTGATTACTGGTAACAGAAGTGTTGTTGATGGTTGGACTACTTTCAGATCTGCCACTGTTG CTGTATCCGGTGAAGGATTCTTAGCTCGTGACATTACTTTTGAAAACACAGCGGGACCCAAGAAGCACCAAGCAGTTGCTCTTCGTATCAATGCAGATTTAGCTGCCGTCTACAGGTGCACTATAACCGGTTACCAAGACACTTTATACGCCCATTCATTCCGACAATTTTACCGCGAATGCGACATCTACGGGACAGTAGATTACATTTTCGGAAACGCAGCTGTTGTTTTCCAAGGATGTAACATTGTGTCAAGGTTGCCAATGCCTGGTCAATTCACCGTAATTACAGCTCAATCGCGTGATTCACCCGATGAGTATACTGGGATCTCGATACAAAATTGTTCAATTTTAGCCACAGATGATTTGTACTCCAATTCTAGTACCATCAATAGTTACCTAGGTAGACCGTGGAGAGATTATTCTCGTACGGTATACCTAGAATCATACATAGACAGTTTTATTAATCCGGAGGGGTGGAAAGAATGGTCGGGAGATCAAAGTTTGGATACTTTGTACTATGGAGAATACGAAAACAGTGGGCCTGCATCGGCGGTCGATAATCGAGTTACGTGGTCCAGTTATCACATAATGGACTATAATGATGCGGCCAATTTTACGGTATCGGAGTTTATTACGGGAGAAGAATGGTTAGATTCTACTTCTTTTCCTTATGATAATGGGGtgtaa